In the genome of Paenibacillus sp. FSL R5-0766, one region contains:
- a CDS encoding EAL domain-containing protein, whose amino-acid sequence MNCSGCSPIYPIEGQGTLYLRPISPALLEALQTPGRLIETSDDMMWMHFSNLETVQSLIEKIGEMDPTLRDSLTVQIMPIYEQANEESWISLTMQESRFKHAELVSIILEHQFSSHMQPIVDASEQIIGYEFLLRPAENGKSFSSYELFEVARETGLHSFLDRLARITAIETSALFLPHGVKRFVNFLPSSIYNPEYCLTHTFEAIERLSLDPKDFVFEVVETEQIQHMPILQQIFEVYRSRGMSVALDDVGAGYSTIELMNRLEPDFVKIDRSLIDRCDQDSTKQQQILHIVEMSSRFGGQVLAEGIERMEEFEFCRSIGIELAQGYYFGKPSAQPPGGPYCNTSSNSCNN is encoded by the coding sequence ATGAATTGCAGTGGCTGCAGTCCAATCTATCCTATAGAGGGCCAAGGTACCTTATACTTGCGTCCCATTTCCCCCGCTTTGCTGGAAGCGCTACAAACGCCGGGAAGACTTATCGAGACGTCGGATGACATGATGTGGATGCATTTTTCGAATCTGGAGACGGTGCAGAGCTTAATAGAAAAGATCGGCGAAATGGATCCGACATTACGTGATTCCCTAACTGTTCAGATTATGCCTATATACGAACAGGCTAATGAAGAAAGCTGGATTAGTCTAACCATGCAGGAGTCCCGTTTCAAGCATGCGGAGCTTGTTTCCATTATTCTGGAGCACCAATTCAGCAGTCATATGCAACCCATCGTTGATGCATCAGAGCAGATTATCGGATATGAGTTTTTGCTTCGTCCTGCTGAGAATGGAAAATCCTTCAGTTCCTATGAATTATTTGAAGTTGCGCGTGAGACTGGACTGCATTCTTTTCTGGATCGATTGGCGCGTATTACTGCTATTGAGACCAGTGCCCTTTTTCTACCGCATGGTGTCAAACGCTTCGTAAATTTCCTGCCTTCCTCCATATACAATCCCGAATATTGTCTGACACATACGTTTGAAGCGATTGAACGCCTTTCGCTGGACCCTAAAGATTTTGTGTTTGAAGTCGTGGAAACAGAGCAGATTCAGCATATGCCCATCTTACAGCAAATATTTGAGGTGTATCGCTCCCGTGGAATGTCGGTTGCACTGGATGATGTGGGTGCCGGATATTCAACAATAGAGTTGATGAACCGGTTAGAACCAGATTTTGTCAAAATAGATCGAAGTCTTATCGACCGTTGTGATCAGGATTCGACCAAACAACAGCAAATTCTTCATATTGTTGAGATGTCGAGTCGATTTGGAGGGCAAGTCCTTGCCGAGGGGATCGAACGAATGGAAGAGTTTGAATTCTGTCGTTCCATAGGTATTGAGCTTGCACAGGGCTACTATTTTGGGAAACCCTCGGCACAACCCCCAGGCGGTCCGTACTGCAATACTTCATCTAATTCATGTAATAATTAG
- a CDS encoding DUF2809 domain-containing protein: MKSVLIKDRLIYIFAVMMTMAAGLGSRHFGERLPGWVHEHFGDACWAGMIYFGVRMVWPHRSLVWAMCLSCVFSWMIEFSQLIQTPWLIEIRSTVLGALILGHGFLVIDLIRYTVGIMCMVMIDRYFLRNKMAGS, from the coding sequence TTGAAAAGCGTACTTATCAAAGACAGGCTAATCTATATTTTCGCAGTCATGATGACCATGGCGGCAGGACTCGGATCCAGACACTTTGGTGAACGATTGCCGGGTTGGGTGCATGAACATTTCGGGGATGCATGTTGGGCGGGCATGATTTATTTCGGAGTACGCATGGTGTGGCCTCATCGCAGCTTGGTATGGGCGATGTGTTTGAGTTGTGTATTCAGCTGGATGATTGAGTTCTCGCAGTTGATTCAGACGCCTTGGCTGATTGAGATACGTTCAACCGTATTAGGTGCTCTTATTTTGGGACATGGTTTTCTGGTGATCGATCTGATTCGATATACGGTCGGTATTATGTGCATGGTTATGATAGATCGTTATTTCCTGAGAAATAAGATGGCTGGATCATGA
- a CDS encoding histidine phosphatase family protein, which yields MTQIALIRHGSTAWNKEKRSQGQTDNPLDQDGREQAVLLAARLAEESWDAIYASDLERASETARIIGDRLGIQEIHLDPRLREMGGGQVEGTTEEERLAKWGADWSTLDLGRELADAGTVRGSAVLEDIVQQHPDGRVIVVSHGAILRNTLRGLVPELDISVKLSNTSITRIAKNENVWQCELYNCSVHLDSSRES from the coding sequence ATGACTCAAATTGCATTGATTCGCCATGGAAGTACAGCGTGGAATAAGGAAAAACGTTCACAGGGACAGACGGATAATCCGCTGGATCAGGATGGCAGGGAACAGGCGGTATTACTTGCCGCGAGACTGGCCGAAGAATCCTGGGATGCCATCTATGCAAGTGACTTGGAACGTGCAAGTGAGACAGCTCGCATCATCGGTGACCGTTTGGGTATTCAGGAGATTCATCTGGACCCTAGACTTCGTGAGATGGGCGGAGGACAGGTCGAAGGAACGACGGAAGAGGAACGGTTAGCCAAGTGGGGAGCGGACTGGAGTACTCTGGATCTGGGACGTGAGCTTGCAGATGCAGGGACTGTTCGAGGCAGTGCGGTACTTGAAGATATTGTACAGCAGCACCCCGATGGAAGAGTGATCGTTGTCAGTCACGGAGCCATTCTACGGAATACACTGCGAGGTCTGGTGCCTGAACTGGATATCAGCGTGAAGCTGTCCAACACATCCATTACCCGGATCGCCAAGAATGAGAATGTGTGGCAATGCGAACTGTACAATTGCAGCGTGCATTTGGATTCGTCCAGGGAGTCTTAA
- a CDS encoding pyridoxamine 5'-phosphate oxidase family protein, with product MNQTELEQNIVKALENNPFCSFSTVENGKPKSRYMALFNDGLNIHLATNRRTHKVEELENNPNVSLLLGYEAGGSKEVVEIEGTCEVTKNEGLREQVWNDELKAWFDGPNDPNYVILDITPTRIEYTGKDHEHHVWEQ from the coding sequence ATGAACCAGACTGAATTGGAACAAAACATTGTAAAAGCATTGGAAAACAACCCTTTTTGCAGCTTCTCCACTGTGGAGAATGGTAAACCGAAATCCCGCTATATGGCGCTTTTCAACGATGGACTGAACATTCATCTGGCAACGAACCGCCGTACACACAAAGTAGAGGAACTGGAGAATAATCCGAATGTTAGCCTGCTACTTGGTTATGAGGCTGGTGGTTCCAAGGAAGTAGTTGAGATTGAAGGAACCTGTGAAGTGACAAAGAACGAAGGCTTGCGTGAGCAAGTGTGGAACGACGAACTGAAGGCGTGGTTCGATGGACCTAATGATCCGAACTATGTCATTCTGGACATCACCCCGACTCGTATTGAATACACAGGGAAAGATCATGAACATCATGTGTGGGAACAATAA
- a CDS encoding DUF952 domain-containing protein, with protein MIYSIISRSLWEQVSKGSEYAPDSLKTDGFIHCSTKEQIPWVAGEYYAGRTDLLLLSIDEKALKPELVYEDLYELNELYPHIYGELNLDAVRKVIPFEPNADGTFSFPE; from the coding sequence ATGATCTATAGTATTATTTCCCGTTCGTTGTGGGAGCAAGTGTCAAAGGGGAGTGAGTATGCACCAGATAGCCTGAAGACGGACGGATTCATTCATTGTTCCACCAAGGAACAGATTCCATGGGTAGCCGGGGAATATTATGCAGGCCGTACAGATCTGTTATTACTTAGTATTGATGAGAAGGCGTTGAAGCCGGAACTGGTGTATGAGGATCTCTACGAATTGAATGAACTCTATCCACATATCTATGGAGAGCTCAATCTGGATGCGGTTCGCAAAGTCATTCCATTTGAACCGAATGCAGACGGGACATTCTCATTTCCTGAATAA
- a CDS encoding NUDIX domain-containing protein, producing the protein MKPIRNSAKAVIVQDGRLLVIRLEDQYGTAYVFPGGGQEKGEELKDAVARECLEEIGQAVNVGELLHIREYIGKNHEFAEWDADIHQVEFYFACSLIDPAATIFEGSNPDDHQVAVEWIALEELSNIRLYPKTIGELLLKSGSSSIYLGDLN; encoded by the coding sequence ATGAAACCCATACGCAACTCGGCAAAGGCTGTCATTGTGCAGGATGGACGATTGCTGGTCATCCGGCTGGAAGACCAATATGGTACCGCTTATGTGTTCCCAGGTGGAGGACAGGAGAAAGGTGAAGAACTCAAGGATGCGGTCGCACGCGAATGTCTGGAGGAGATTGGTCAGGCCGTGAACGTGGGAGAGCTGTTACATATCCGGGAGTATATCGGTAAAAATCATGAATTCGCCGAGTGGGATGCAGACATCCACCAGGTTGAATTTTATTTTGCGTGCAGCCTGATAGATCCGGCTGCAACTATTTTTGAAGGCTCCAATCCAGACGACCACCAAGTCGCCGTGGAATGGATTGCACTTGAAGAGCTGTCCAACATTCGTTTATATCCAAAAACAATTGGCGAATTGCTTCTTAAATCAGGCTCTTCTTCAATCTATCTTGGAGATCTGAATTAA
- a CDS encoding biotin-dependent carboxyltransferase family protein encodes MSIEVIRPGLLSTVQDEGRTGYRRYGIHPGGVMDTFAARAANMLVGNSRHAAVLEMTMTGPELRFQESQLVSLCGADLTATVDHLPVPLWRPVLVRAGSVLKFGQCRHGLRGYLAIAGGIAVPEVMGSRSTDLKTGLGGMEGRALRVGDLLSNGAPSAEARGWMQRMEQQVKESERDHQILAPAWLLSERERPDYYGQPVIRVMESKDSSLFSQESLAQFYASPQSDRMGYRLQGSILELDQPLDRLSEAVTYGTVQVPPDGQPIILMADHQTIGGYPVIAQVARVDMPILAQARPGTQISFKKITHDQAGQLYMEQEINMQLIDKLIRRRMAGMGGA; translated from the coding sequence ATGAGTATTGAAGTGATTCGCCCTGGTCTGTTATCTACCGTTCAGGATGAAGGCAGAACCGGCTATCGCCGGTATGGTATTCATCCTGGCGGGGTCATGGACACCTTTGCAGCCAGAGCAGCCAATATGCTTGTGGGCAACTCCCGACATGCGGCAGTACTGGAGATGACGATGACGGGGCCAGAGCTTCGATTTCAGGAGAGCCAGCTAGTCTCATTATGTGGAGCCGATCTGACAGCAACGGTGGATCATCTGCCTGTACCTTTGTGGCGTCCTGTGCTGGTGCGGGCTGGAAGTGTACTGAAGTTTGGTCAATGTCGTCATGGCTTGCGTGGATATCTGGCGATTGCGGGTGGAATAGCTGTGCCTGAAGTGATGGGCAGTCGAAGTACAGATCTCAAGACAGGTCTTGGCGGTATGGAGGGCCGAGCCTTGCGCGTGGGGGATCTGTTATCCAATGGTGCACCTTCTGCCGAAGCGCGAGGTTGGATGCAGCGTATGGAGCAGCAGGTAAAGGAGAGTGAGCGGGACCACCAAATATTGGCGCCTGCGTGGCTTTTATCTGAACGTGAAAGACCTGACTATTATGGGCAACCTGTTATTCGTGTGATGGAGAGCAAGGATAGTTCGCTGTTCAGCCAAGAGAGTCTTGCACAATTCTATGCTTCTCCACAATCCGATCGGATGGGCTATCGCTTGCAAGGCTCCATACTGGAGCTGGATCAGCCCCTGGATCGGCTGTCTGAAGCCGTTACCTATGGCACGGTGCAGGTGCCACCGGATGGTCAGCCCATCATCTTGATGGCAGACCATCAGACGATTGGAGGTTATCCTGTCATTGCACAGGTAGCCCGGGTGGATATGCCAATCCTGGCTCAGGCTAGGCCAGGAACCCAAATTTCTTTTAAAAAGATTACGCATGATCAAGCCGGACAGTTGTATATGGAACAGGAAATCAATATGCAACTCATAGATAAGCTGATACGCAGAAGAATGGCTGGAATGGGGGGCGCTTAA
- a CDS encoding DUF1572 family protein, protein MDMNQVFLETAEKQFLYYKQLGEKAMAQLESEQLFQSWNEDANSIAVIVKHLWGNMLSRWTDVLTTDGEKPWRERDAEFVNDISSREDLLSKWEEGWNCLLESIRSFTPEQLSHIIYIRNEGHTVMEAIIRQLAHYPYHVGQIVFAAKMLKETAWDSLSIPRNGSDQYNGGKFSKPKVRKHFTEDELHIEKGEEQQ, encoded by the coding sequence ATGGATATGAATCAGGTTTTTCTGGAGACAGCGGAGAAGCAATTCCTGTATTATAAGCAGCTCGGGGAAAAAGCTATGGCACAACTGGAGTCCGAGCAATTGTTTCAATCCTGGAATGAAGACGCGAACAGCATTGCGGTAATCGTAAAACATCTATGGGGCAATATGCTGTCCCGTTGGACGGACGTACTGACAACAGATGGTGAGAAACCGTGGCGTGAACGGGATGCCGAATTCGTGAATGATATTTCTTCCCGGGAAGATTTGCTCTCCAAATGGGAGGAAGGCTGGAATTGTCTACTCGAATCCATTCGTTCATTTACCCCGGAACAATTGTCTCATATCATATACATTCGGAATGAAGGTCATACCGTGATGGAGGCCATTATTCGGCAATTAGCACATTATCCGTATCATGTCGGGCAGATTGTATTTGCCGCAAAAATGCTTAAAGAAACAGCTTGGGACAGTCTCTCTATTCCGAGAAACGGGTCAGATCAATATAATGGCGGCAAATTTTCCAAGCCGAAGGTACGCAAACATTTTACAGAAGATGAACTTCATATAGAAAAAGGTGAGGAACAACAATGA
- a CDS encoding 5-oxoprolinase subunit PxpA has protein sequence MNTSKTLDINCDLGESYGIYRTLSDEAILPLITSANIACGFHAGDPATMRLTVERALEHQVAIGAHPGLPDLQGFGRRRMDITPREAYDMVVYQIGALDAFVRASGGRMHHVKPHGALYNMAAEDMKLAEAIVEAIFQVQPELYLYGLAGSELIHAADRIGMRSVSEVFADRTYGADGKLTPRSQAGALIEESGQAIAQVLRMVKDEVVVSTDGTLVPIKAETVCIHGDGAYALAFAQEIRRVLESEGIKLSAHTTG, from the coding sequence ATGAATACCTCGAAAACCTTGGATATCAATTGTGATCTGGGCGAAAGTTATGGTATATATCGCACGCTATCGGACGAGGCCATTCTACCCTTGATTACATCAGCCAATATTGCCTGTGGATTTCATGCAGGAGACCCGGCTACAATGCGGCTGACGGTGGAGAGGGCATTGGAGCATCAGGTTGCGATAGGAGCCCACCCCGGGTTGCCGGATTTGCAAGGGTTTGGCAGAAGACGTATGGACATTACGCCACGGGAAGCATATGACATGGTGGTGTATCAGATCGGTGCGCTGGATGCATTTGTCCGGGCAAGTGGAGGGCGAATGCATCACGTAAAACCGCATGGAGCTTTATACAATATGGCCGCAGAAGATATGAAGCTTGCTGAAGCCATTGTGGAGGCAATCTTTCAAGTACAGCCTGAACTGTATCTGTATGGTCTGGCGGGCAGTGAGTTGATTCACGCCGCGGATCGCATCGGTATGCGCAGTGTGAGCGAGGTGTTTGCAGATCGAACCTATGGGGCGGATGGTAAGCTAACCCCTCGCAGCCAAGCTGGGGCCCTCATTGAAGAATCGGGACAAGCGATTGCTCAAGTGCTTCGGATGGTGAAAGACGAAGTCGTTGTATCCACGGATGGTACGTTGGTTCCCATTAAGGCAGAGACGGTCTGTATCCATGGTGACGGAGCATATGCTCTCGCATTTGCTCAAGAGATTCGTCGTGTGTTGGAATCGGAAGGCATTAAGTTATCCGCGCATACCACTGGATGA
- the pxpB gene encoding 5-oxoprolinase subunit PxpB, translating into MTKQTYAWIEEILSPLGETAVIIQCGDHLSDAVQRRVMSVCALLEKSTLPAMIEWVPSYTSVTLFYDPFISPYPELCRILLQQLNQMKESIQDKPRTVTIPVCYGGEWGPDLDYVANEHGLTPEDVIAIHTSGDYLVHMIGFAPGFPYLGGLSEQIATSRRATPRLRVEAGTVGIGGKQTGIYPVDTPGGWQCIGRTPLRLFRPEENVPSLLAAGDRVRFKQITMQDYLALKRKEGER; encoded by the coding sequence ATGACCAAACAGACGTATGCATGGATAGAGGAGATTTTATCTCCGCTGGGTGAGACAGCAGTTATCATCCAGTGCGGAGATCATTTGTCTGACGCTGTGCAGCGCAGAGTGATGTCTGTATGTGCTTTGCTGGAAAAAAGCACTCTGCCAGCCATGATCGAATGGGTACCTTCATATACGTCCGTCACGCTATTTTATGATCCGTTCATCTCCCCGTACCCCGAGTTATGCCGGATTCTGCTTCAGCAGTTGAATCAAATGAAGGAATCCATACAAGACAAACCCAGAACGGTCACGATTCCCGTATGTTACGGTGGCGAGTGGGGCCCTGATCTGGACTACGTTGCCAATGAACATGGACTGACCCCAGAAGACGTTATTGCGATTCATACATCCGGGGATTATCTCGTACATATGATTGGATTTGCACCAGGCTTTCCGTATCTCGGCGGGTTGTCTGAACAGATTGCTACGTCCAGACGGGCAACGCCGAGGCTTCGGGTTGAGGCTGGTACAGTAGGTATTGGTGGCAAACAGACGGGAATCTATCCGGTGGATACACCGGGTGGATGGCAATGTATTGGTCGAACGCCACTCCGGTTGTTTCGGCCGGAAGAGAATGTACCGAGTTTGCTGGCAGCAGGTGATCGGGTTCGATTCAAACAGATTACGATGCAGGACTATCTGGCGTTGAAGCGGAAGGAGGGCGAACGATGA
- a CDS encoding bifunctional 2',3'-cyclic-nucleotide 2'-phosphodiesterase/3'-nucleotidase has product MRKKVLSSLTAALVALNVLAVFPVPVSAADAAKVKLRIMETTDIHTNLVNYDYYSDKETDQYGLAKTATLIKKARDEAKNSLLFDNGDLIQGNPLGDYTAKIDPLKKGETHPVYKAMNLLDYDAGNIGNHEFNYGLDFLDMTLEGANFPYINANVYVDDGDDDETNDKNYFTPYEILDKKVTDETGKEHTIKVGVIGFVPPQIMQWDSANLEGKVIAKDIIATAKKFIPKMKAEGADIIVAIPHSGFEEIPQTDLMENSVLYLSQVEGINAILFGHAHKVFPSADFAGKKGVDLEKGTINGVPAVEPGFWGDHLGIIDLDLELVDGKWKVVDSKTEARPIYDTAGKKPLVDADQDIIDAVHEEHEGTLEYVRGPVGETTAPINSFFALVQDDPSIQIVTNAQKWYVEKHMQGTEYEKIPVLSAGAPFKAGGRSGASYYTNIPKGTIAIKNVADLYVYPNTVHAVMVNGAELKEWLEWSAGQFNQIDPAKGGQQQLINMDFPTYNFDVIDGVTYQIDVTQPAKYDGKATVVNASASRIKDLSFNGKPVDPAQKFIVATNNYRASSSKLANPDGKRIVLAAPDENRQVIIDYIRENKTINPAADGNWSLAPIKPSAGLTAAALNDLEVVFASSPDAKNLVEANPAMSFIGTNDDGFAEYGMKLTGEATTTPKPGTEPAPTPTKPTKPTEPTTPTKPTTKPQPEKPAGGKVVYVVKKGDNLYRIGLKYGVDWRKIVTFNVIPDVHNLKVGQKIVIPTS; this is encoded by the coding sequence ATGAGAAAAAAAGTATTATCAAGCCTGACTGCCGCTTTGGTTGCATTAAACGTGCTTGCGGTATTTCCGGTACCTGTGTCGGCTGCGGATGCTGCCAAAGTTAAACTGCGGATCATGGAGACCACAGACATTCATACCAATCTGGTTAACTATGATTATTATTCCGACAAAGAGACAGACCAATATGGACTCGCCAAAACAGCAACACTGATTAAGAAAGCCCGTGACGAAGCGAAGAACAGCCTGCTGTTTGATAACGGGGATCTAATTCAGGGGAATCCGCTGGGAGACTACACTGCCAAAATTGATCCATTGAAAAAGGGTGAGACTCACCCTGTATATAAAGCGATGAATCTGCTCGATTATGATGCAGGTAACATCGGTAACCATGAGTTCAACTATGGTCTGGACTTCCTGGACATGACGCTGGAGGGAGCGAACTTCCCTTACATTAATGCCAATGTCTATGTAGACGATGGTGATGATGATGAGACAAATGACAAGAACTATTTCACACCGTATGAGATTTTGGATAAAAAGGTAACGGACGAAACTGGTAAGGAACATACGATTAAAGTGGGTGTGATCGGATTTGTACCGCCTCAAATCATGCAGTGGGACAGCGCTAACCTTGAAGGCAAAGTAATCGCCAAGGATATTATTGCTACCGCGAAAAAATTCATTCCAAAAATGAAGGCTGAAGGTGCCGACATTATTGTAGCCATCCCTCACTCCGGATTTGAGGAGATCCCTCAAACGGATCTGATGGAGAACTCCGTACTGTATCTGAGCCAGGTAGAAGGCATTAATGCCATTCTGTTTGGACATGCTCACAAAGTATTCCCAAGTGCTGATTTTGCCGGCAAAAAAGGGGTAGACCTTGAGAAAGGTACAATTAACGGCGTTCCTGCTGTAGAGCCAGGGTTCTGGGGTGATCATCTTGGTATTATCGACCTGGATCTGGAGCTGGTTGATGGCAAATGGAAAGTGGTAGATTCCAAAACGGAAGCACGCCCAATCTATGACACAGCGGGCAAAAAGCCACTGGTAGATGCGGATCAGGACATCATTGATGCGGTTCATGAAGAGCATGAAGGTACATTGGAGTATGTTCGTGGTCCGGTGGGCGAAACGACTGCACCTATCAACAGCTTCTTCGCTCTGGTTCAGGATGATCCATCCATTCAGATCGTAACGAATGCACAGAAATGGTATGTCGAAAAACATATGCAAGGTACGGAATATGAAAAAATCCCTGTGTTGTCCGCAGGTGCACCATTCAAAGCCGGTGGACGTTCAGGCGCTTCGTATTACACGAATATTCCTAAAGGCACCATTGCGATCAAAAACGTTGCTGACCTGTACGTATATCCAAATACGGTACATGCTGTAATGGTTAACGGCGCAGAACTGAAAGAATGGCTGGAATGGTCTGCAGGCCAGTTCAACCAGATCGACCCGGCTAAAGGTGGACAACAACAACTGATCAATATGGACTTCCCAACGTATAACTTTGATGTTATCGATGGTGTGACGTATCAGATCGATGTGACACAACCAGCCAAGTATGACGGCAAAGCAACCGTTGTAAATGCATCCGCAAGCCGGATCAAGGACCTGAGCTTTAACGGCAAACCGGTTGACCCAGCACAAAAATTCATTGTAGCGACAAATAACTACCGTGCTTCTTCATCCAAACTGGCTAACCCGGACGGCAAACGGATCGTTCTGGCTGCACCGGATGAGAACCGTCAAGTGATCATCGACTACATCCGTGAGAATAAAACGATTAATCCGGCAGCGGACGGGAACTGGTCCCTGGCACCAATCAAACCATCTGCTGGGTTAACCGCAGCAGCACTTAACGACCTTGAAGTGGTATTCGCATCTTCCCCGGATGCCAAAAATCTGGTAGAAGCGAACCCGGCGATGTCTTTCATTGGTACAAATGATGATGGTTTTGCTGAATACGGCATGAAATTGACTGGAGAAGCAACAACAACTCCGAAACCAGGTACGGAGCCTGCTCCTACGCCTACAAAGCCAACTAAACCTACGGAGCCGACTACTCCAACCAAACCAACGACCAAGCCACAGCCTGAGAAACCAGCGGGCGGCAAAGTGGTATATGTGGTGAAAAAAGGGGATAACTTGTACCGTATCGGCTTAAAATATGGTGTGGACTGGCGCAAGATTGTCACATTTAACGTAATCCCAGATGTACACAACCTGAAAGTTGGACAGAAAATCGTAATTCCCACTTCTTAA
- a CDS encoding GrpB family protein produces MKDPIQPENWPAWATESVEIAPANPNWDAQAQDEIRQLKRLLEQFNIHQFEHIGSTSIPGLPAKPIIDLMAEVQSWDDMDLIADQLNPLGWNYVPPELDGREYRRFWVRVKDGKRAVHLHLMRPGEERWDRQIRFRDVLRKRPDLVEAYAVLKAKLADENKEDRESYTAAKTQFILQVLDEGV; encoded by the coding sequence ATGAAAGATCCAATACAACCGGAAAACTGGCCTGCCTGGGCGACAGAGTCAGTAGAGATTGCTCCGGCCAACCCCAACTGGGACGCACAGGCTCAGGATGAAATCCGGCAACTCAAACGTCTTCTAGAGCAGTTTAATATCCATCAATTCGAACATATCGGAAGCACGTCCATTCCAGGGTTACCCGCCAAACCCATTATTGATCTGATGGCAGAGGTACAGTCATGGGATGACATGGATCTGATTGCGGATCAGCTGAATCCGTTGGGCTGGAACTACGTTCCGCCTGAACTGGATGGACGGGAGTACAGACGATTCTGGGTCAGGGTTAAGGATGGCAAGAGAGCTGTACACCTTCATCTGATGCGCCCGGGAGAAGAACGCTGGGATCGTCAAATTCGGTTTCGGGATGTGCTGAGAAAACGCCCAGATCTGGTGGAAGCTTACGCCGTCCTGAAGGCAAAGCTTGCTGATGAGAATAAGGAAGATAGGGAATCGTATACCGCTGCCAAAACGCAATTTATTTTACAAGTGCTTGATGAAGGCGTGTGA
- a CDS encoding GNAT family N-acetyltransferase — protein MNVEKLFVELPEFETQRLKLRRLAMDDLDEYYAFASDPLVSQQSLWNCHETVEDSIQYIQRVLDNYERKTVHIWAFVLKETGTLIGRGGVFHLNEPMQSAELGYAIASSHWGKGLAAEAMQPIVDYCFQELDCNRLDGKCNAGNIGSARVMEKLGMSYEGLLRKQLKIKGVFTDQKLYSRIRDDL, from the coding sequence ATGAATGTAGAAAAACTTTTTGTCGAATTGCCCGAATTCGAAACACAGCGGTTAAAACTGAGGCGGCTTGCCATGGATGATCTCGATGAATATTATGCATTTGCCTCTGATCCGCTAGTGAGTCAGCAAAGCTTGTGGAACTGCCATGAGACGGTGGAGGATTCAATTCAATATATTCAGCGGGTACTGGATAATTATGAACGGAAAACGGTACATATCTGGGCTTTTGTTTTAAAGGAAACAGGGACCTTGATCGGGAGGGGTGGCGTTTTTCATCTCAACGAACCCATGCAGAGTGCTGAACTAGGGTACGCGATAGCCAGCAGTCACTGGGGTAAGGGGCTCGCAGCAGAAGCGATGCAACCCATCGTGGATTATTGCTTTCAGGAATTGGACTGCAATCGGTTGGATGGGAAATGTAATGCAGGCAACATAGGCTCTGCACGCGTAATGGAGAAGCTGGGCATGTCGTACGAAGGTTTGTTACGCAAACAGTTGAAGATCAAAGGTGTATTTACGGATCAAAAATTGTACTCCCGTATCCGGGATGATCTATAA